A single Leptolyngbya subtilissima AS-A7 DNA region contains:
- a CDS encoding GNAT family N-acetyltransferase: MPESSTITLRPATLSDVDLIRHWDEQPQVIAADPNDDWGWEVELARTPTWREQLVAELDDRPIGFIQIIDPAQEDSHYWGDVPANLRAIDIWIGEATELGKGYGTTMMRLALARCFADPLVTAVLIDPLTSNTRAHRFYERLGFKFVEHRQFGDDDCSVYRLDRTDWANATPNLESHSK, encoded by the coding sequence ATGCCTGAGTCAAGCACCATTACCCTGCGGCCCGCTACCCTAAGCGACGTAGACCTGATCCGCCACTGGGATGAGCAACCTCAGGTGATCGCCGCCGACCCCAACGACGATTGGGGTTGGGAGGTAGAGTTAGCCCGCACCCCCACTTGGCGCGAACAGCTCGTAGCCGAGCTTGACGATCGCCCCATTGGCTTTATTCAAATCATTGATCCCGCCCAGGAAGACAGCCACTACTGGGGCGACGTACCGGCCAATTTGCGGGCGATCGACATTTGGATTGGCGAAGCTACTGAGTTGGGCAAAGGCTATGGCACCACCATGATGCGGTTGGCCCTAGCTCGCTGTTTTGCCGATCCGCTAGTGACAGCGGTGCTGATTGACCCGCTGACCAGCAACACCCGCGCCCACCGCTTCTATGAGCGCCTCGGGTTCAAATTTGTGGAACACCGCCAATTTGGCGACGACGACTGCTCGGTTTATCGCCTCGATCGCACCGATTGGGCCAATGCAACACCTAACCTGGAGAGTCATAGCAAATGA
- a CDS encoding dihydrofolate reductase family protein translates to MATIYYTATSLDGFIADPNNSLDWLFQFGELEPNTFDDFLAGVGAIAMGSTTYQWIYDHDFSSEAETPQPWPYKVPSWVFSSRQLPTIENADVRFVSGDVKPFHQEMAIAAGDKNVWIVGGGDLAGQFYDAGLLDEIVVQIASVTLGSGAPLFPLRVDPPLKLLSAKTYGHNFVELHYQVPRQ, encoded by the coding sequence ATGGCCACCATTTACTACACGGCTACCAGCTTAGATGGCTTCATCGCCGACCCAAACAACTCCCTCGACTGGCTATTTCAGTTTGGGGAGCTAGAGCCGAACACATTTGACGATTTTTTGGCTGGGGTGGGCGCGATCGCCATGGGTTCCACCACCTACCAGTGGATCTATGACCACGATTTTTCCTCTGAGGCAGAGACCCCCCAGCCCTGGCCCTACAAAGTACCGTCCTGGGTCTTCAGCTCGCGCCAGCTGCCGACGATTGAGAATGCCGATGTTCGGTTTGTCAGCGGCGATGTCAAGCCCTTTCACCAGGAGATGGCGATCGCCGCTGGCGACAAAAATGTGTGGATTGTCGGCGGCGGCGATCTAGCAGGCCAATTCTACGACGCTGGGCTGCTCGATGAAATAGTTGTCCAAATTGCCTCGGTCACCCTGGGCAGCGGCGCTCCCCTGTTTCCGCTGCGGGTCGATCCGCCCTTAAAGCTGCTGTCAGCCAAAACCTATGGCCACAACTTTGTGGAATTGCACTACCAGGTTCCGCGCCAGTAA